The following proteins are encoded in a genomic region of Trichoplusia ni isolate ovarian cell line Hi5 chromosome 18, tn1, whole genome shotgun sequence:
- the LOC113502753 gene encoding peptidoglycan-recognition protein LB-like — translation MASLFAIVILCLAASAASQPTRQVTTNFTYPFNFVSREQWGARPPASTYSQLSSPVPYVVVHHTYIPPACATTDVCKRYMRSMQTTHQVTNGWQDIGYNFAVGGDGSVYEGRGWEAVGAHAVGYNVQSIGVVMIGDFVSNLPPANMLQTLKDFIAAGVNLGYISPNYRLIGHRQVSATECPGKALYNEISTWPHFVQNL, via the exons atggcCAGTTTATTTGCTATCGTCATCCTCTGCCTGGCTGCGAGCGCAGCTTCACAGCCCACCCGACAAGTTACAACTAATTTCA CATATCCATTCAACTTCGTATCTCGAGAGCAATGGGGTGCGCGACCACCAGCGTCCACATACAGTCAGTTGAGCAGCCCGGTGCCATACGTGGTCGTCCACCATACGTACATCCCGCCTGCCTGCGCCACCACAGACGTCTGCAAGCGGTACATGCGCAGCATGCAGACTACGCATCAAGTCACCAATGGCTGGCAGGATATTGGATACAA TTTCGCAGTGGGCGGCGATGGGTCAGTATACGAGGGTCGCGGCTGGGAGGCGGTCGGCGCACACGCAGTCGGATACAACGTGCAGAGTATCGGCGTCGTTATGATCGGGGACTTTGTTT CTAATCTTCCACCAGCGAACATGCTGCAGACCCTCAAGGACTTCATAGCAGCTGGCGTGAACCTCGGCTACATCAGCCCCAACTACAGGCTGATCGGCCATCGCCAGGTCTCAGCGACGGAGTGCCCAGGCAAAGCGCTATACAACGAAATCTCGACGTGGCCACATTTTGTCCAGAACCTATGA
- the LOC113503019 gene encoding peptidoglycan-recognition protein LB-like, translated as MENKMALMSVIVSVLFFNLSVLALPQDVFQKPSYKLYTRADWQAKPATDIVPLKAPVPYVVIHHTYIPAACHSFNECSTDMRGMQNYHIGLDFGDIGYNFCVGSEGGAYEGRGWDLRGIHAGRANNHSIGICLIGDWREELPPQPQLETTKALIADGVRLGKVSPDYKLIGHNQVMATACPGTALSEEISTWEHFTNAKPDFNLLKDVITATEGTEEVTTE; from the exons AtggaaaacaaaatggcgtTAATGAGTGTGATTGtgtctgttcttttttttaatttatctgttCTTGCGCTGCCGCAAGATGTGTTCCAAA AGCCATCATATAAACTATACACAAGAGCTGATTGGCAAGCTAAACCAGCTACGGACATCGTCCCATTGAAGGCACCAGTACCATACGTAGTGATACACCACACGTACATACCGGCCGCTTGTCACTCATTCAATGAGTGCTCGACAGACATGCGTGGTATGCAGAACTACCATATAGGGCTCGACTTTGGGGATATTGGGTACAA TTTCTGCGTGGGCAGTGAGGGAGGTGCTTATGAGGGTCGCGGCTGGGACCTCAGGGGCATCCACGCGGGGAGGGCCAATAACCACAGCATCGGGATCTGTCTTATTGGAGACTGGAGAG AGGAACTACCACCGCAACCTCAACTAGAAACAACGAAAGCTCTTATCGCGGATGGAGTAAGACTGGGCAAGGTTAGCCCGGATTATAAACTAATAGGTCACAATCAGGTGATGGCCACAGCCTGTCCTGGAACCGCCCTCTCTGAGGAAATATCCACCTGGGAACACTTTACCAATGCAAAACCTGACTTCAACCTTTTGAAGGATGTTATAACTGCAACTGAAGGTACTGAAGAAGTTACGACTGAATAA
- the LOC113502933 gene encoding peptidoglycan-recognition protein LB-like, giving the protein MLVDLFILCCMWISAVVTMPSVLKGDESSVNEIQTYSFPFVSRAQWHARKPDKVELLPNPVPFVVIHHSYIPPACYDRKECSNAMVHMQNFHMDDHEWWDIGYHFAVGSDGAAYEGRGWGVLGAHAKHFNYVSIGICLIGDWRSQVPPAEQLKTAQGLINAGVELGYIKPDYKLVGHRQVRNTECPGDALFNEIKTWEHYSPYPNSYHDLLDVKELPSFVKGIILNATVAP; this is encoded by the exons ATGTTAGTGGACCTGTTTATTTTGTGCTGCATGTGGATCAGTGCGGTTGTGACCATGCCGAGCGTTCTTAAAGgag ATGAATCCTCGGTCAACGAGATCCAGACCTACAGCTTCCCATTCGTGAGCCGCGCGCAGTGGCACGCGCGCAAGCCTGACAAGGTGGAGCTGCTCCCAAACCCAGTCCCATTCGTGGTGATCCACCACTCCTACATCCCACCAGCATGTTACGACAGGAAAGAGTGCTCCAATGCTATGGTACACATGCAGAACTTCCATATGGATGACCACGAGTGGTGGGATATAGGATACCA CTTTGCGGTTGGCAGTGACGGCGCTGCATACGAGGGCCGAGGCTGGGGCGTGCTCGGAGCACACGCAAAGCATTTCAATTACGTCAGCATAGGCATCTGTCTCATTGGTGACTGGAGAT CCCAAGTACCTCCTGCAGAACAGCTTAAAACAGCTCAGGGTCTGATCAACGCCGGAGTAGAGCTCGGCTACATCAAACCAGACTACAAGTTAGTCGGCCATCGCCAAGTAAGGAATACGGAATGCCCTGGAGACGCCCTCTTCAATGAGATCAAGACTTGGGAACATTACTCTCCTTACCCGAACTCATACCATGATCTGTTAGATGTTAAAGAGTTACCGAGTTTTGTGAAGGGGATAATCTTGAATGCTACTGTTGCCCCATAG
- the LOC113503027 gene encoding uncharacterized protein LOC113503027, with amino-acid sequence MPSDKDSSNRRLATPSRGPHDEAGRRSRSRSRRDALSRSSRCEPDRGRSQSFSDREKELKLQQERVRTLEFELERERSVRQSRRYSPRSSRQHSPEPDQPRTRVSDLPRDSSSRRILQRQYDSNDRCSQSRSHIDTRRDVMRATPPLRERTPVFTAGDVANIINSLKYSKPQPSPANTPALNTSQTKSKNILPDFDPSSKNQRVDIWLKKVNESAAVYGWDERTTVYFAMQKLQGLAKVWYEGLNSILFSWPEWQTKLLSAFPCEQNYGQALEDMLKRKSRYNEPIELYFYEKLALVNQCDIEGKRAVDCIIHGLSDKTVKTSALALRCTNPEQLLQFLMSNKENHPFVEHNMDENNKTNDEQSSNSNSRPPVDKTERSQFTSSCFNCKEPGHPFFKCPKPLIKCTQCDKLGHTADKCNSKVSQDNKGPPSKTMCIHTKF; translated from the coding sequence ATGCCTAGTGACAAGGATAGTTCGAATCGGAGGTTGGCCACGCCATCTCGTGGGCCCCATGACGAGGCGGGGAGGCGCAGCCGCAGCCGCAGCCGCCGTGATGCCCTGAGTCGGAGCAGTCGCTGCGAGCCGGACCGCGGCCGCAGCCAGAGCTTCAGTGATCGGGAGAAGGAATTGAAGCTGCAGCAGGAACGGGTTCGTACACTAGAGTTCGAACTTGAGAGGGAGAGAAGCGTGCGACAGTCGCGTCGGTACTCGCCACGTTCTTCGCGGCAGCACTCCCCAGAGCCCGACCAGCCGCGAACTCGTGTCTCTGATTTACCTCGAGATTCTTCTTCACGTCGAATCCTTCAACGACAATACGATAGCAACGATAGATGTTCACAATCTCGATCACATATTGATACGCGACGTGACGTCATGCGAGCTACGCCGCCACTACGCGAACGTACCCCTGTTTTCACGGCCGGTGATGTggccaatattataaattcattaaaatattccaaaCCTCAGCCGTCACCAGCGAACACTCCCGCTCTAAATACTagtcaaacaaaaagcaaaaacattttGCCAGATTTTGATCCTTCTTCAAAAAATCAAAGAGTAGATATATGGCTTAAGAAAGTAAACGAGAGTGCTGCTGTTTACGGCTGGGACGAAAGAACCACTGTCTATTTCGCCATGCAAAAGCTCCAGGGGCTGGCCAAGGTCTGGTACgaaggattaaattctatattatttagCTGGCCTGAATGGCAAACCAAATTACTTAGCGCTTTCCCGTGTGAACAGAACTACGGCCAGGCCCTGGAAGACATGTTAAAAAGGAAAAGTAGATACAATGAACCTATTGAATTGTACTTTTATGAAAAGTTAGCTCTCGTGAACCAGTGTGACATAGAAGGCAAGCGGGCAGTAGATTGCATTATACATGGACTTAGCGATAAAACTGTAAAGACGAGCGCGTTGGCTTTGAGATGTACTAACCCTGAACAGTTACTACAATTTCTCATGAGCAATAAGGAAAATCATCCTTTTGTAGAGCACAATATGGATGAGAACAACAAAACTAATGATGAACAATCTAGTAATTCAAATAGTCGCCCGCCGGTGGACAAGACTGAAAGGTCACAGTTCACTTCTTCATGCTTCAATTGCAAGGAGCCCGGTCACCCTTTCTTTAAGTGCCCCAAACCTCTCATTAAGTGCACTCAGTGTGACAAATTAGGCCACACTGCTGATAAGTGCAATTCCAAAGTATCACAGGACAATAAAGGACCACCTTCAAAAACGATGTGCATCCACACTAAATTCTAA